One Candidatus Babeliales bacterium DNA window includes the following coding sequences:
- a CDS encoding C40 family peptidase: MNIFMRFVMGFVAWFLITGLLQAGQLEKMVVCVPVADLRNGMQALRADVGVPAFFNDMQGQLSQLLMGECILAEQAKDGWLRVVALEQKMWVKNQFYSFTGYIQAHQAVAVKAFPSYNCAVSAPWAPVFHQKKRLLELSFGTKLVASKISDEWCKVTLPTGQIGYMRTADICFAEKLAKQPKKLNSMVTALAQRFVGSPYVWGGRSAYASANKNQITSIDCSSLVNLVFQAIGLRVPRNSLSQFEISERVACGKDLVPGDLLFFAPSMQEVSTISHVGIYLGNGKFVEASGFGGPEAPQESLRTRISLVQDITGEPIYRLRNGQQCVGGQRRKEYIFFGSLLRNKKLVQKLRDSSLNPHDK, encoded by the coding sequence ATGAATATTTTTATGCGTTTTGTGATGGGGTTTGTAGCCTGGTTTTTAATTACAGGCCTTTTGCAGGCCGGTCAGCTTGAAAAAATGGTCGTTTGTGTGCCGGTTGCTGATTTGCGTAATGGTATGCAGGCTCTTCGAGCTGATGTTGGTGTGCCTGCTTTTTTTAATGATATGCAAGGCCAGCTTTCTCAATTGTTGATGGGCGAGTGTATTTTAGCTGAGCAAGCCAAAGATGGTTGGTTGCGCGTAGTGGCGCTTGAGCAAAAGATGTGGGTTAAGAATCAATTTTATAGCTTTACCGGATATATTCAGGCTCATCAAGCAGTTGCTGTAAAGGCTTTCCCTTCTTACAACTGTGCTGTTAGTGCGCCATGGGCGCCAGTTTTTCATCAAAAGAAGCGGCTTTTAGAACTTTCTTTTGGTACCAAGCTGGTAGCAAGTAAAATAAGTGATGAGTGGTGCAAGGTTACTCTGCCTACTGGCCAGATTGGGTATATGCGTACGGCTGACATTTGTTTTGCTGAAAAGCTTGCCAAACAGCCCAAAAAATTGAATAGCATGGTGACTGCCTTGGCACAACGATTTGTTGGTAGTCCTTATGTGTGGGGTGGGCGTAGTGCCTACGCCTCAGCAAACAAAAATCAAATTACCAGTATTGATTGTTCAAGCTTGGTCAATTTAGTTTTTCAGGCCATTGGTTTACGAGTCCCGCGCAATTCGCTTAGTCAGTTTGAAATAAGTGAGCGTGTGGCGTGCGGCAAAGATCTAGTGCCGGGTGACTTGCTCTTTTTTGCTCCTTCAATGCAAGAAGTTTCTACTATTTCGCATGTTGGTATTTATCTTGGGAATGGCAAGTTTGTGGAAGCGTCTGGGTTTGGTGGGCCAGAGGCGCCTCAAGAAAGTTTAAGAACGCGCATTAGTCTGGTTCAAGATATCACCGGCGAGCCAATTTATAGATTACGCAATGGCCAGCAATGCGTGGGTGGTCAACGACGTAAGGAGTATATTTTTTTTGGGTCACTTTTAAGAAATAAAAAACTTGTCCAAAAGTTGCGTGATAGCTCGCTTAATCCACATGATAAATAA
- a CDS encoding M15 family metallopeptidase codes for MNKPLRIFLFVIATFFSCVSAVVSTTDLVNVKKLCPTIQVDLMYTHDNNFTRSVVYDCPSDVCYVRQGTALKLIAVQEELAQQGLGLKIADGYRPHAVQYIFWNLVPDPRYVADPAKGSKHNRGSAVDVTLVRLSDGQELPMPSQIDDFTEKAHRTYETMGEQEAFNCRLLEDIMTKHGFVGLPTEWWHFDDVDWQNYEISDVSFAALAKN; via the coding sequence ATGAACAAACCGCTACGTATATTTTTATTTGTTATTGCCACTTTTTTTTCGTGCGTAAGTGCTGTTGTTAGCACGACAGATCTAGTGAATGTTAAAAAACTGTGCCCAACAATTCAGGTTGATTTGATGTACACGCATGACAATAATTTTACGCGCTCTGTCGTTTATGATTGTCCAAGCGATGTTTGTTACGTGCGCCAAGGAACTGCCTTAAAACTTATTGCCGTTCAAGAAGAGCTAGCTCAACAAGGTTTGGGTTTAAAAATAGCTGATGGCTACCGTCCTCACGCGGTTCAATACATTTTTTGGAATCTGGTTCCAGATCCCCGCTATGTTGCAGACCCTGCTAAGGGCTCTAAGCACAACCGTGGTTCTGCTGTTGACGTAACGCTTGTTCGTTTGTCTGATGGTCAAGAGTTGCCAATGCCTTCCCAGATTGATGACTTTACTGAAAAGGCGCATCGTACGTATGAAACTATGGGCGAGCAAGAAGCATTTAACTGTAGGCTTCTTGAAGACATTATGACAAAACATGGGTTTGTTGGTTTGCCAACTGAGTGGTGGCACTTTGATGATGTTGACTGGCAAAACTACGAAATTAGTGATGTTTCGTTTGCAGCGTTAGCAAAGAATTAA
- the nusA gene encoding transcription termination factor NusA, with amino-acid sequence MNLADVIENLVEERGLDREQIAAIVCDGIQTAYTKKYPYVDVLVTYNKKTGQVEILAEKEVVNTVEDPDTEITLRRAKMVDAKAELGSLVHVPFEQEIGRVEIITAKQIISAKIRELEHMAVYNEFKDRKGAIIIGAVHKRERAGMVVKIGEVLALLPNENIPAGETIKVGHQVRVLVQDVLVAARGDYQIILDRASADFVKGLIELEIPEVYEGIVEIKKIVRTAGYKTKAIVASTNKDIDPVGTCVGVGGARIKPILRELGQEKVDLIEATDELDDLVKDSLKPADIDKVEVNEQSNVAMVWLAQDQRSLAIGKLGQNITLASKLTGLEIHLQDIQPQQPRQGEGYIDQPFEKEDDNEDSES; translated from the coding sequence GTGAATCTTGCAGATGTTATAGAAAATCTCGTTGAAGAACGTGGTCTTGATCGGGAACAGATAGCCGCCATTGTTTGCGACGGTATTCAAACGGCATATACAAAAAAATACCCTTACGTTGATGTTTTGGTTACGTACAATAAAAAAACTGGCCAGGTAGAGATTTTGGCTGAAAAAGAAGTGGTTAATACCGTAGAAGACCCAGACACGGAAATTACGCTTCGTAGAGCTAAGATGGTTGATGCAAAGGCTGAACTTGGTTCACTTGTTCACGTTCCATTCGAACAGGAAATCGGGCGCGTTGAAATTATTACCGCCAAACAGATTATTTCTGCAAAAATTCGGGAACTTGAGCATATGGCTGTCTACAACGAGTTTAAGGACCGCAAAGGCGCAATTATCATTGGTGCTGTGCATAAACGTGAACGCGCAGGTATGGTGGTAAAAATTGGCGAAGTGTTAGCGCTCTTGCCTAACGAAAACATCCCTGCTGGCGAAACAATTAAGGTTGGGCATCAAGTGCGCGTCTTGGTTCAAGATGTGCTTGTTGCAGCACGCGGTGATTATCAGATTATTTTAGACCGCGCGTCAGCCGACTTTGTTAAAGGGCTCATTGAGCTGGAAATTCCTGAAGTTTATGAGGGAATTGTTGAAATTAAAAAGATTGTTCGAACTGCTGGTTATAAGACCAAGGCAATTGTAGCTTCAACCAATAAAGACATTGATCCTGTAGGGACGTGTGTGGGTGTTGGCGGAGCGCGTATAAAGCCTATTTTGCGGGAACTTGGGCAAGAAAAGGTTGATTTAATTGAAGCAACCGATGAGCTTGATGACTTAGTAAAAGATAGCCTTAAGCCTGCAGATATCGATAAAGTAGAAGTTAACGAGCAATCAAATGTTGCTATGGTTTGGTTGGCGCAAGATCAGCGGTCGTTGGCTATTGGTAAACTTGGGCAAAATATAACACTTGCATCTAAGTTAACCGGGTTGGAAATTCATTTGCAAGACATTCAGCCTCAACAACCGCGCCAAGGAGAAGGTTATATTGATCAACCCTTTGAGAAAGAAGATGATAACGAAGACTCCGAGAGCTAA
- the infB gene encoding translation initiation factor IF-2 gives MRVYELAKELDISSKELVVFLKNEGSPVSNHMSVLTEKDVELVKKTLGKKTAKSATVKAATEKKSVEKKSTSVKKSASLKKTVVTKKESAKEVKSATEVESVKKTIQKDEAVHTKKQPDETVQKKDVEIATRKVASDQPKQESTSSNQTKGPKIAAPINQHTPVRVPTREPVREEEDLRFLDTSTKQPTSSIGFDRNKGPRGGNTRSTGSQSSRRGGHRRRAARAAHIAAVEQQRKPVTDFTLSKSMPLFEVAQLMGKSDGELILALLKRGMVCNRNNVLSTEVIESLATQFGIQTTVVAPAPDKNVESIQAKIKQTEDGVSRWPVVVVMGHVDHGKTTLLDFIRKMNVAAREKGGITQHISAYEVSSKHGKIVFLDTPGHEAFSHLRQKGARITDIAVLVVAADDGVKPQTVEAIKHARQAGVTIIVAINKMDKVSPTAVETVKRQLAQHELLVEDWGGNIICVPISGKTGQGVAELLEMIVLQSQMMELKAFPDRPAQAFVLESRLEKGFGPVASVICTEGTLKQGDFFVCGDSTGKIRLLVDSNGQKIKEAGPSVPVQVVGFNEFASSGEWLKVVSAQDYARARAGKTIQATMSATAQAMQQELSLSSRETSQRTMNLLIKVDTIGSREALMGLMKKLTELSKEVQCPLNIVHVGIGDISESDVDLAANTHSRIIGFHIKSEKNSQMAAKEQNVDIKLFDVIYHLVEYLQEQLEKKRIIEAVWKQVGEAVVRKVFVTKTGTIAGCYLKEGLCSRDNKFQCVRGGKVVAEGKINSLQRDRKVVKEVHAGYEFAFIADSFNDWQEDDVVLYSAKVKG, from the coding sequence ATGCGTGTATATGAGCTTGCAAAAGAACTCGATATTTCAAGCAAGGAACTTGTAGTCTTTTTGAAAAATGAGGGGTCTCCTGTCTCAAACCACATGTCTGTGTTGACGGAAAAGGACGTTGAGCTCGTTAAAAAGACTCTTGGGAAAAAAACTGCTAAGTCCGCTACAGTAAAAGCGGCAACTGAAAAGAAGTCTGTTGAAAAAAAATCGACTTCTGTTAAAAAATCTGCTTCTTTAAAAAAAACAGTAGTGACAAAAAAAGAGTCTGCTAAAGAAGTAAAATCGGCTACTGAAGTAGAGTCGGTAAAAAAAACGATACAAAAAGATGAAGCTGTCCATACAAAAAAACAACCAGACGAAACGGTACAAAAAAAAGACGTGGAAATAGCTACGAGAAAAGTTGCTTCTGATCAACCAAAGCAAGAATCAACCTCTTCAAATCAAACAAAGGGTCCCAAAATCGCTGCACCAATTAACCAACACACTCCTGTTCGTGTTCCTACTCGAGAACCAGTTCGAGAAGAAGAGGACTTAAGATTTTTAGACACATCGACCAAGCAACCTACCAGTAGTATTGGGTTTGATCGTAACAAAGGACCTCGTGGCGGAAATACGCGCTCTACCGGTTCACAGTCAAGCAGACGTGGTGGCCATCGTCGTCGTGCAGCTCGCGCTGCTCACATTGCCGCCGTTGAACAACAACGCAAGCCAGTAACTGATTTTACCTTGTCAAAAAGTATGCCACTCTTTGAAGTTGCTCAATTAATGGGCAAATCTGATGGCGAGCTCATTTTGGCTTTATTAAAACGCGGGATGGTTTGCAACCGTAACAACGTTCTTTCAACTGAAGTTATTGAATCGCTGGCAACACAATTTGGCATTCAAACAACTGTTGTTGCACCAGCTCCCGATAAAAATGTTGAAAGCATTCAAGCAAAAATTAAACAAACAGAAGATGGCGTTTCGCGCTGGCCAGTAGTTGTGGTTATGGGTCACGTTGACCATGGCAAGACAACGTTACTGGACTTTATTCGTAAAATGAACGTTGCGGCTCGTGAAAAAGGTGGCATTACGCAGCATATTAGCGCCTATGAAGTGAGCAGCAAGCACGGCAAGATCGTCTTTTTGGATACTCCTGGTCACGAAGCATTTTCTCATTTACGCCAAAAAGGTGCTCGTATTACCGATATCGCGGTATTGGTAGTAGCGGCAGATGACGGCGTTAAGCCACAAACTGTTGAAGCAATTAAGCACGCTCGCCAAGCCGGTGTTACTATTATTGTTGCTATTAACAAGATGGACAAAGTTTCTCCAACTGCGGTGGAAACTGTCAAACGTCAGTTGGCGCAACATGAATTGTTGGTAGAAGACTGGGGCGGTAATATTATTTGTGTGCCAATTTCTGGTAAAACAGGGCAAGGGGTTGCCGAACTTCTTGAAATGATTGTTTTGCAATCGCAAATGATGGAACTCAAAGCATTCCCTGACAGACCTGCTCAAGCATTTGTTTTAGAATCGCGCTTAGAAAAGGGCTTTGGACCCGTTGCTTCAGTTATTTGTACTGAAGGCACGCTCAAGCAAGGTGACTTCTTTGTTTGTGGCGACAGCACCGGCAAGATTCGTTTGTTGGTAGATTCTAACGGTCAAAAAATTAAAGAAGCAGGTCCTTCGGTTCCTGTACAAGTTGTTGGTTTTAATGAATTTGCATCATCGGGCGAATGGTTAAAAGTTGTTTCTGCGCAAGATTATGCACGAGCACGCGCTGGTAAAACAATTCAAGCAACCATGTCCGCTACAGCACAAGCTATGCAACAAGAACTTTCGCTTTCTTCGCGCGAAACCTCTCAGCGCACTATGAATTTGTTGATCAAAGTTGATACAATAGGTTCACGTGAAGCGCTCATGGGCTTGATGAAAAAACTTACCGAGCTTTCAAAAGAAGTACAATGTCCGCTTAATATTGTGCATGTTGGCATTGGTGATATTTCTGAAAGTGACGTTGATTTGGCAGCCAATACCCATTCAAGAATTATTGGTTTTCATATAAAATCTGAAAAAAATTCGCAAATGGCAGCTAAAGAACAAAATGTTGATATCAAACTCTTTGATGTTATTTATCATTTGGTTGAGTATCTTCAAGAACAACTTGAGAAAAAACGCATTATTGAAGCCGTTTGGAAGCAAGTTGGTGAAGCGGTTGTTCGAAAAGTTTTTGTTACCAAGACAGGCACCATTGCTGGTTGTTACTTGAAAGAAGGTTTGTGTTCTCGAGATAACAAGTTCCAATGTGTTCGCGGTGGCAAAGTTGTTGCTGAAGGTAAAATTAACAGCTTGCAACGTGATCGCAAAGTGGTTAAAGAAGTGCATGCTGGGTATGAATTTGCCTTTATTGCTGACTCATTTAACGACTGGCAAGAAGATGACGTGGTCTTGTACTCGGCCAAAGTTAAAGGCTAA